Proteins encoded by one window of Girardinichthys multiradiatus isolate DD_20200921_A chromosome 14, DD_fGirMul_XY1, whole genome shotgun sequence:
- the LOC124880514 gene encoding ras-related protein Rab-39B isoform X2 yields the protein MKLALTHAHLGRSHLSSSRRHAVMEAIWLYQFRLIVIGDSTVGKSCLIRRFTEGRFAQVSDPTVGVDFFSRLVEIEPGKRIKLQIWDTAGQERFRSITRAYYRNSVGGLLLFDITNRRSFQNVHDWLEEARSHVQPHSIVFLLVGHKCDLEAQRQVTRQEAEKLAGAYGMRYIETSARDAINVEHAFTELTREIFALVRSGDITIQEGWEGVKSGFVPNVVHSSEEVTKSDRRCLC from the exons ATGAAG CTCGCGCTGACGCACGCGCATCTCGGGCGCTCACACCTCAGCAGCTCGCGGAGACACGCAGTCATGGAGGCCATATGGCTCTACCAGTTCCGCCTCATCGTCATCGGAGACTCCACGGTGGGCAAGTCGTGTCTGATCCGGCGGTTCACGGAGGGTCGCTTCGCCCAGGTGTCCGACCCCACCGTGGGCGTGGATTTCTTCTCCCGGCTGGTGGAGATCGAGCCCGGGAAGCGGATCAAGCTGCAGATCTGGGACACCGCGGGGCAGGAGCGCTTCAG GTCTATCACCAGAGCTTACTACCGCAACTCTGTGGGCGGGCTCCTCCTCTTCGACATCACCAACCGGCGCTCCTTCCAGAATGTCCATGACTGGCTGGAAGAGGCCCGCAGCCACGTCCAGCCGCACAGTATCGTGTTCCTGCTGGTGGGCCACAAATGTGACCTGGAGGCACAGCGCCAG GTGACCCGGCAAGAAGCAGAGAAACTGGCTGGGGCGTACGGGATGCGCTACATCGAGACGTCCGCTCGTGACGCCATCAATGTGGAGCACGCCTTCACTGAGCTGACCCGGGAGATCTTCGCTTTGGTTCGGTCCGGCGATATCACTATCCAGGAGGGCTGGGAGGGCGTGAAGAGCGGCTTCGTGCCCAATGTGGTTCATTCATCAGAGGAGGTGACCAAGAGTGACCGTCGCTGCCTCTGTTGA
- the LOC124880514 gene encoding ras-related protein Rab-39B isoform X1 produces the protein MEAIWLYQFRLIVIGDSTVGKSCLIRRFTEGRFAQVSDPTVGVDFFSRLVEIEPGKRIKLQIWDTAGQERFRSITRAYYRNSVGGLLLFDITNRRSFQNVHDWLEEARSHVQPHSIVFLLVGHKCDLEAQRQVTRQEAEKLAGAYGMRYIETSARDAINVEHAFTELTREIFALVRSGDITIQEGWEGVKSGFVPNVVHSSEEVTKSDRRCLC, from the exons ATGGAGGCCATATGGCTCTACCAGTTCCGCCTCATCGTCATCGGAGACTCCACGGTGGGCAAGTCGTGTCTGATCCGGCGGTTCACGGAGGGTCGCTTCGCCCAGGTGTCCGACCCCACCGTGGGCGTGGATTTCTTCTCCCGGCTGGTGGAGATCGAGCCCGGGAAGCGGATCAAGCTGCAGATCTGGGACACCGCGGGGCAGGAGCGCTTCAG GTCTATCACCAGAGCTTACTACCGCAACTCTGTGGGCGGGCTCCTCCTCTTCGACATCACCAACCGGCGCTCCTTCCAGAATGTCCATGACTGGCTGGAAGAGGCCCGCAGCCACGTCCAGCCGCACAGTATCGTGTTCCTGCTGGTGGGCCACAAATGTGACCTGGAGGCACAGCGCCAG GTGACCCGGCAAGAAGCAGAGAAACTGGCTGGGGCGTACGGGATGCGCTACATCGAGACGTCCGCTCGTGACGCCATCAATGTGGAGCACGCCTTCACTGAGCTGACCCGGGAGATCTTCGCTTTGGTTCGGTCCGGCGATATCACTATCCAGGAGGGCTGGGAGGGCGTGAAGAGCGGCTTCGTGCCCAATGTGGTTCATTCATCAGAGGAGGTGACCAAGAGTGACCGTCGCTGCCTCTGTTGA